Proteins found in one Alteromonas macleodii genomic segment:
- a CDS encoding aspartate-semialdehyde dehydrogenase: MSQAFDVAVLGATGLVGQTMIELLEERDFPVNRLYPLASKRSAGSTVSFKGEDIEVLDADDFDWSLVQLGFFSAGGSISAKFAPLAAEEGCIVIDNTSEFRYEPDIPLVVPEVNAHALAEFRNRNIIANPNCSTIQMLVALQPIQEAVGIDRINVCTYQSVSGAGKEAMEELAKQTAGLLNAREVKSESFSRQIAFNVIPQIDVFQDNDYTKEEMKMLWETQKIMGDQSILVNATAVRVPVFYGHAEAIHLETRSPIDAQHVKELLADAPGVTVYDGNEQFPTQVSSASGNDIVHVGRIRNDITHPCGLNLWVVSDNIRKGAATNSIQIAETLIRDYL; encoded by the coding sequence ATGTCGCAAGCGTTTGACGTAGCGGTACTTGGTGCCACTGGTTTAGTGGGCCAAACCATGATTGAACTATTAGAAGAGCGAGACTTTCCGGTAAACCGTTTGTATCCGCTTGCCAGTAAACGTTCAGCTGGTAGTACTGTATCGTTTAAAGGCGAAGACATTGAAGTATTAGATGCTGACGACTTCGATTGGTCATTAGTACAATTAGGTTTTTTCTCAGCCGGTGGAAGTATCTCAGCAAAATTTGCGCCGCTAGCAGCAGAAGAAGGCTGTATTGTAATCGACAATACTTCAGAGTTTCGTTACGAGCCTGATATCCCTCTTGTAGTGCCAGAAGTTAACGCGCATGCACTGGCAGAGTTTCGCAATAGAAACATAATTGCGAACCCAAACTGCTCAACTATTCAAATGTTAGTAGCACTTCAACCAATACAAGAAGCTGTTGGTATTGACCGTATTAACGTGTGTACCTACCAGTCAGTGTCTGGTGCAGGTAAAGAGGCCATGGAAGAGCTGGCTAAACAAACTGCGGGTTTGCTAAATGCTCGTGAAGTGAAGTCAGAGTCATTTAGTCGACAAATTGCCTTTAACGTTATCCCTCAAATCGATGTTTTCCAAGATAACGACTACACCAAAGAAGAAATGAAAATGCTGTGGGAAACCCAAAAAATCATGGGTGACCAAAGTATTTTGGTAAACGCTACTGCGGTACGTGTGCCTGTATTTTACGGTCATGCGGAAGCAATTCACTTAGAAACACGTTCTCCGATAGATGCACAGCATGTTAAAGAGCTTCTAGCCGATGCTCCAGGTGTTACCGTGTACGATGGAAATGAGCAGTTCCCAACTCAGGTTAGTAGTGCTAGCGGTAACGACATTGTGCACGTGGGCAGAATTAGAAACGACATTACACACCCTTGTGGCTTAAATTTATGGGTAGTTTCTGACAATATCCGTAAAGGCGCAGCAACAAACAGCATTCAAATTGCTGAAACGCTAATTCGCGATTACCTGTAA
- a CDS encoding 4-phosphoerythronate dehydrogenase, with the protein MKILLEDTIPFGTDYLNSVGQVETYAWQSLVPEMLCDVDILALRSTTKVTPELLTNANKLKFVTTATAGTNHLDKIHLDKVGIVHSSAAGCNAVAVAEYVLSVLLHAQKAQKLDLYNATVGIVGAGNVGSALSRILTAIDVKHCLYDPPLQQALASTGKTQHNGQSFVDLAQIATCDVVSLHVPFIKGGDYPTYQMIDQTFLEALTPDQLLINACRGEVIDEEALLNLLQQEQAPTVVLDVFDNEPAINTALFDHVWFVTPHIAGHSVEGKVRGTQMIYEQICEVVGTAPDKELSDFLDKTSPINGDLASPEASRLSVEDLTAVFHKVYDVAIDDEITRNAFSTTSKNNEKTNSDVANTFSALRKQYRVRRECSAYELQLPKNTSKQIQNTFTKLGFSVSLV; encoded by the coding sequence ATGAAAATACTTCTTGAAGATACCATTCCTTTTGGCACAGATTACCTTAACAGCGTAGGTCAAGTTGAAACCTATGCTTGGCAGTCTCTTGTGCCAGAGATGTTGTGCGATGTTGATATTCTTGCGCTGCGTTCTACCACCAAGGTTACCCCTGAACTGTTAACGAACGCTAACAAGCTTAAGTTTGTTACCACAGCAACGGCAGGAACCAATCATCTAGATAAAATACATCTAGACAAGGTTGGTATTGTGCATAGCAGCGCAGCAGGGTGTAATGCCGTTGCAGTTGCTGAGTACGTATTAAGTGTTTTATTACATGCACAAAAAGCCCAAAAGCTCGACTTGTACAATGCGACAGTAGGTATAGTAGGGGCCGGTAACGTGGGAAGCGCGCTATCACGTATTTTAACGGCAATTGATGTTAAACACTGCTTGTACGACCCTCCGCTACAACAAGCGTTAGCAAGTACTGGTAAAACACAGCACAACGGTCAGTCGTTTGTAGATTTAGCACAAATTGCAACGTGCGACGTTGTCTCGCTTCATGTGCCTTTCATTAAAGGCGGCGACTATCCCACGTATCAGATGATCGACCAGACTTTTCTTGAAGCATTAACACCTGACCAGCTGCTTATCAATGCATGTCGGGGTGAGGTTATAGATGAAGAAGCGCTACTTAACCTGCTTCAACAAGAACAGGCGCCAACGGTGGTGCTCGATGTATTTGATAATGAGCCCGCAATAAACACAGCGTTATTTGACCATGTTTGGTTCGTTACGCCACATATTGCGGGTCACTCTGTTGAAGGCAAAGTGCGCGGTACACAAATGATTTACGAGCAAATATGTGAGGTAGTGGGTACAGCACCAGATAAAGAGCTCAGCGACTTTCTAGATAAGACCAGCCCAATAAACGGTGATTTAGCATCGCCAGAAGCATCTCGCTTATCGGTTGAAGATCTTACAGCAGTATTTCACAAGGTGTACGATGTCGCTATTGATGACGAAATAACGCGAAACGCTTTTTCAACAACATCAAAAAATAACGAAAAGACGAATTCTGATGTAGCGAATACGTTTTCTGCACTGCGCAAGCAATACAGAGTACGTCGCGAGTGCAGCGCCTATGAGTTACAATTGCCAAAGAACACCAGCAAACAAATTCAAAACACTTTCACCAAACTAGGCTTTTCCGTTAGTCTGGTTTAG